In Rhodoflexus caldus, a single genomic region encodes these proteins:
- a CDS encoding DUF6157 family protein: MTPEKIHTTNYYDTFIEVAEDTKVSYGTKPPFKTDKKTIAELQYELLVDNPYKFTSDDIFFQVFANRNDLTKAEYKQGRQQFFSKGQPCFRSSPLTKTYGFGVHADKDGKVAIFGMETEQYEKFLSDPTIKKVKAMRTSKK, encoded by the coding sequence ATGACACCAGAAAAGATACATACAACAAACTACTACGACACTTTTATTGAAGTTGCCGAAGACACAAAAGTTTCTTATGGTACAAAACCACCTTTCAAAACCGACAAGAAAACTATTGCCGAATTGCAATATGAACTACTTGTGGACAATCCCTATAAATTCACTTCGGACGATATATTTTTTCAAGTGTTTGCGAACAGAAACGACTTAACAAAAGCGGAATACAAACAAGGACGACAACAATTTTTCTCAAAAGGACAACCTTGTTTTCGTTCATCACCATTAACAAAAACGTATGGTTTTGGTGTTCACGCTGACAAAGACGGTAAAGTTGCGATATTTGGAATGGAAACTGAACAATACGAAAAATTTCTAAGTGACC